One Narcine bancroftii isolate sNarBan1 chromosome 3, sNarBan1.hap1, whole genome shotgun sequence DNA window includes the following coding sequences:
- the LOC138756910 gene encoding zinc finger protein 623-like isoform X1 gives MNPFQCSVCGKNFNGSNELTKHRRVHTKERPFTCSMCGKGFTQASHLLTHHRVHTRERPFVCCECGKGFTQTSHLLTHQRVHSGERPFTCPECGKGFTQASHLLTHQRVHTRERPFTCSECGKGFAQSSNLRKHQQVHTGERPFTCPECGKGFSERSNLTTHQKIHNSDRPFVCPECGKGFTLSSHLLRHQRFHTGERPFTCPECGKGFAQSSHLLSHQRVHTGERPFICPECGKGFTQASHLLTHQRVHTRERPFTCSECGKGFAQSSNLLRHQRLHTGERPFTCLECGKGFTQLSILRTHLQRHTGEGLFTCSECGKGFTQSSHLLIHQRVHSGERPFTCSECGKGFTQSNSLVRHQRVHT, from the coding sequence ATGAACCCGTTTCAGTGCTCCGTCTGCGGGAAGAACTTTAATGGGTCAAATGAGTTAACGAAACATCGGCGGGTCCACACcaaggagaggcccttcacctgctccaTGTGTGGAAAGGGCTTCACCCAGGCCtcccacctgctgacccaccaccgggtccacaccagggagaggccATTTGTCTGCTGTGAGTGTGGAAAGGGCTTTACCCAGACCtcccacctgctgacccaccaacgGGTCCACTCCGGtgagaggccattcacctgccccgagtgcgggaagggcttcacccaggCCTCCCACCtgttgacccaccagcgggtccacaccagggAAAGGCCGTTCACCTGCTCCGAGTGCGGAAAGGGGTTTGCCCAGTCTTCCAACTTGAGGAAGCACCAgcaggtccacactggggagaggccgttcacctgccccgagtgtggcaagggcttcagcGAGCGATCAAACTTGACCACCCACCAGAAGATTCACAACAGTGACAGGCCATTTGTCTGCCCcgagtgtgggaagggcttcactctgtcctcccacctgctgagacaccagcggttccacactggggagaggcccttcacctgccctgagtgcggaAAGGGCTTTGCCCAGTCCTCCCATCTGCTGtctcaccagcgggtccacactggagaGAGGCCATTCATTTGCCCcgagtgtgggaagggcttcactcaagcctcccacctgctgacccaccagcgggtccacaccagagagaggccattcacctgctctGAGTGCGGGAAGGGATTTGCCCAATCCTCCAACCTGCTGAGACACCAGCGgctccacaccggggagaggcctttcacctgccttgagtgtgggaagggcttcacccagttGTCCATCCTGAGGACCCACCTGCAGCGTCACACCGGGGAGGGGCTGTTCACCTGCTCCGAgtgcgggaagggcttcacccagtcctcccacctgctgatccaccagcgggtccactctGGGGAGAGACCATTCACCTGTTCTGAGTGCGGGAAGGGGTTCACCCAGTCAAACAGCCTGGTGCGACACCAGCGAGTTCACACATAA